The following are encoded in a window of Ferribacterium limneticum genomic DNA:
- a CDS encoding response regulator transcription factor: MAAVLLVDDDVELAEMLGDYLAQDGFVVTTLHDGLSGAEAALSGQYAIAVLDVMMPGLSGVEVLRRIRAVSAMPVLMLTAKGDDMDRIVGLELGADDYVPKPCQPRELAARLRAILRRSAPPAEPSNAPLVVGDLCIRPEQRLAEWAGVAVDLTSTEFNLLEVLARNAGRPVSKSDLSEQALGRALVRFDRSIDVHLSSIRHKLGTLADGRSCIQTVYRQGYQLIRS, from the coding sequence ATGGCGGCAGTTTTGCTGGTGGACGACGACGTGGAACTGGCCGAGATGCTGGGCGACTATCTGGCCCAGGACGGCTTTGTGGTGACCACGCTGCACGATGGCCTGAGCGGCGCCGAGGCGGCGCTTTCCGGGCAATACGCCATTGCCGTGCTCGATGTGATGATGCCGGGTCTTTCCGGCGTCGAGGTCTTGCGCCGGATCCGGGCGGTCAGCGCGATGCCGGTGCTCATGCTGACGGCCAAGGGCGACGACATGGATCGCATCGTCGGCCTTGAACTGGGCGCTGACGATTACGTCCCCAAACCCTGCCAGCCGCGCGAACTGGCCGCCCGCCTGCGCGCCATCCTGCGTCGCTCTGCCCCCCCGGCCGAGCCGAGCAACGCCCCGCTGGTGGTCGGCGATTTGTGCATTCGGCCGGAACAGCGTCTGGCCGAATGGGCTGGCGTCGCTGTCGACCTGACCAGCACAGAATTCAATTTGCTCGAGGTGCTGGCCCGCAACGCCGGGCGGCCGGTCAGCAAGAGCGATCTGTCGGAGCAGGCGCTGGGCCGGGCACTGGTCCGTTTTGACCGGAGCATCGACGTCCATTTGTCGAGCATTCGCCACAAGCTGGGCACGCTGGCCGATGGGCGCTCGTGCATCCAGACAGTTTACCGGCAGGGCTACCAGTTGATCCGGTCCTGA
- a CDS encoding HD-GYP domain-containing protein translates to MIRKLNIDQLLPGMYVVDLHKRWFDHSLWQSKFMVRDEAHIAKIREEGIEEISIDTARGIDLPPTPIARINQIEQKLKSLAEIRAATPRTVSLGEERRRAGRLLHEASNTVSGLMLSAKAGNNVDAAYLEPIVSKMIASVIRNPDALVPLARLKRLDAYATEHAVATAALIIAFGRHQGLPEPEIEKLALGTMVKDIGHAALDAKLTAKPGLLSQAEFSIVQSHVEEGLAVLDATTRLSETSVAVVLEHHERYNGCGYPYRMAGDEISVAGRMAAIVDTYDAMTSDRPYRAAMSPSHTLRQLYDEAGFQYDPALVAAFVKTVGIYPVGTLVLLDSGHLAVVEELHPDNMLTPTVRVIYHTGRQQYVTTPVSVDLSRKIGNHYGQIVRAESFERWGLSPLRWQPA, encoded by the coding sequence ATGATCCGCAAGCTAAACATCGACCAATTGCTGCCCGGCATGTATGTCGTGGACCTGCACAAGCGTTGGTTCGACCATTCCCTCTGGCAGTCGAAATTCATGGTGCGCGACGAGGCGCATATCGCCAAGATCAGGGAAGAGGGCATCGAGGAAATCAGCATCGATACCGCCCGGGGCATCGATCTGCCGCCGACACCGATAGCGCGCATCAACCAGATCGAACAAAAGCTCAAATCACTGGCCGAAATACGGGCCGCCACGCCGCGCACCGTTTCGCTCGGCGAAGAAAGGCGGCGGGCCGGCCGGCTGCTGCATGAAGCCAGCAATACGGTCAGCGGCCTCATGCTCTCGGCCAAGGCCGGCAACAATGTCGATGCCGCCTACCTCGAGCCGATTGTCAGCAAGATGATCGCCTCGGTCATCCGCAACCCCGACGCCCTCGTGCCGCTGGCCCGCCTCAAGCGCCTCGACGCCTACGCCACCGAACATGCCGTGGCAACGGCCGCGCTGATCATTGCCTTTGGCCGCCATCAGGGCCTGCCCGAGCCGGAAATCGAAAAGCTGGCGCTCGGCACCATGGTCAAGGATATCGGCCACGCCGCCCTCGACGCCAAGCTGACGGCGAAGCCGGGCCTGCTCTCCCAGGCCGAATTCTCCATTGTGCAGAGCCATGTCGAAGAGGGACTGGCCGTGCTCGACGCCACCACGCGGTTGTCCGAGACCTCGGTCGCCGTCGTTCTCGAACACCACGAGCGCTATAACGGCTGCGGCTACCCGTACCGCATGGCCGGCGATGAAATTTCCGTGGCCGGGCGCATGGCGGCCATCGTCGACACCTACGACGCGATGACCTCCGACCGCCCCTATCGCGCCGCCATGTCGCCATCGCACACGCTGCGCCAGCTCTACGACGAGGCCGGCTTTCAATACGATCCGGCGCTCGTGGCCGCCTTCGTCAAGACCGTCGGCATCTACCCGGTCGGTACGCTGGTCCTGCTCGATAGCGGACATCTCGCCGTCGTCGAGGAACTGCACCCCGACAACATGCTGACGCCCACCGTCCGCGTCATCTACCACACCGGCCGCCAGCAATACGTCACGACGCCGGTCAGCGTCGACTTGTCACGCAAGATCGGCAACCACTACGGCCAGATCGTTCGCGCCGAAAGCTTCGAGCGCTGGGGCCTCAGCCCGCTGCGCTGGCAACCTGCCTGA
- a CDS encoding PAS domain S-box protein: MILQGLLGIPSGGALAANGNEQQALRVVAFGASAGGLQALRPILRGLKRQGTAVYVVAHHMSPKQPSNLPELLADRSEMTVVQARNGERLLADHVYVCPPGHHIEVRGSCLALTTSDETGHIAPSVDLLFQSVAECFGDRAVAVIVSGSGHDGTAGAGAINAMRGTVIVQLPEEAVQPGMPEAAIAAGVVDLIGGVDQIADWLNQVDGLKEVRNAEPLDASTQTFAELFRRVTAATGLDLDQYKENTLRRQTIRRCRALGLGSLEEYLAHVTTQPDELQRLQQSFMISVSSFFRDPAAFEALEKTLRRLVAGKVPGDSIRVWVPGCATGEEPYSIAILLAEILAERLTSFAVHVFATDIDQGALEFARVGVYPSEGLDGLSAERQERWFAQEGGDWRIKKAIRELCVFSLHDVTAHPPFIKMDLISCRNLLIYFKPEQQTELINTFHYALNPDGLLLLGRSESTGFNSPLFESLDGGQKVYRRRTGTAPRPLRFARLAMPISGAIRPVLARANVAPLRQSQQSAALATIAGAYGPPGVLVNGSFEPLHFFGSSRRYFSLPEDTADFSVFALCLPELRNELKAIGYRLIQEGLSHLEGVSVELMAGGEALRVRPVLRRVDSTPDSGEWTYLFSFEETRLPSGSVAAVRDDGRAEDIVRLRQELADTREHLQAVIEELEASNEELQSLNEEVQSSSEELQASNEELQSSNEELTTLNDELRVKSQEATLLNTTLGNIQNSIRNSLVVVDREGHVTRYNPLATRIFGLVAGDLGQSLFGIPCHLQLPDLRAHINDVVTSGNSVVERVNQGEFHFLMQIDPYRNEVGKNAGAVLTFVDISDLYRAEAAQESSEVRFSQVWESSLEGLLVVDQGGRMVMANPAVEKMFGYAPGQLLDQSVEVLVPESIRQRHVGERTAFFSTPGQKRPMSLVRDIRGVRRDGSEFFVEISLSSMDVDGEHYALATVADVTERKRVEAELERHRNSLEALVGERTSQLSDLYNRAPCGYHSLDPNGVFVNINATECDWLGYRREELIGRRAMDLMTPESQAIFQENFPRFLAAGELGGLEVEFRRKDGRVLPLLLNARAVYDERGEFLHSLSTSIDNTVRKKAEQAWIAARQAAETANRAKSAFLANMSHEIRTPLNAIIGLGNILRRGHVEPRQEDLLVKIDRSAQHLLTVINDVLDLSKIEAEKLELQLSDFDLGEVTANIASMLQERAAAKALTLTVSCEPIGHRVRGDVTRFTQSLLNLASNAIKFTEAGVVAVRIRQLDERDGKVLVRAEVEDTGIGIAPEIMPRLFTPFEQADASTTRKYGGTGLGLAITKRLAELMGGESGATSEVGVGSTFWFTAWLEKSAAGAVGDRPEDGVISAEAELLREFFGTPILLVEDEPINREVALTFLEDAGLTVSAVADGAEALAQARENSFALVLMDMQMPVMDGLEATRKIRELPGWQTIPIIAMTANAFAEDRRRCLEAGMNDFVTKPFEPATFFATLRQWLIIGRRGGVGG; the protein is encoded by the coding sequence ATGATTCTGCAGGGATTGCTTGGCATCCCGTCTGGAGGGGCTTTGGCAGCAAACGGGAATGAACAGCAAGCGCTTCGCGTTGTCGCCTTTGGCGCGTCGGCGGGCGGCTTGCAGGCGCTGCGCCCCATCCTGCGTGGCTTGAAGCGCCAGGGCACGGCCGTCTATGTGGTGGCGCACCACATGTCCCCCAAACAGCCGAGCAACCTGCCGGAACTCTTGGCCGACCGCAGCGAAATGACCGTGGTCCAGGCCCGCAACGGCGAGCGACTGCTGGCCGACCATGTTTATGTCTGCCCGCCAGGCCATCACATTGAGGTGCGTGGCTCATGCCTCGCCCTGACAACAAGCGACGAGACGGGCCACATCGCCCCTTCGGTCGACCTGCTTTTCCAGTCCGTGGCGGAATGCTTTGGCGACCGGGCGGTCGCCGTCATCGTTTCCGGCTCGGGGCATGATGGAACCGCTGGTGCCGGGGCGATCAACGCGATGCGCGGCACGGTCATCGTCCAGTTGCCGGAAGAGGCGGTGCAGCCCGGCATGCCCGAAGCTGCCATCGCCGCCGGCGTCGTCGATTTGATCGGCGGCGTGGACCAGATCGCCGACTGGCTGAACCAGGTCGATGGCCTCAAGGAGGTCAGGAATGCGGAACCGCTCGATGCCAGCACCCAGACCTTTGCCGAGCTTTTCCGCCGGGTGACTGCGGCGACCGGACTCGACCTCGATCAGTACAAGGAAAATACGCTGCGCCGCCAGACCATCCGCCGTTGCCGTGCTCTGGGTCTGGGCTCTCTTGAGGAATATCTGGCCCATGTGACGACGCAGCCGGACGAACTGCAGAGGCTGCAGCAGTCGTTCATGATCTCGGTGTCATCATTTTTCCGCGACCCGGCGGCCTTCGAGGCACTGGAAAAAACCCTGCGCCGCCTGGTTGCCGGCAAGGTTCCCGGGGACTCCATCCGGGTCTGGGTGCCGGGCTGTGCGACCGGCGAAGAGCCTTACTCCATCGCCATTCTGCTGGCCGAAATTCTGGCTGAGCGCCTGACCAGTTTCGCGGTCCACGTTTTCGCTACCGACATCGACCAGGGCGCCCTCGAATTTGCCCGCGTCGGGGTCTACCCGAGCGAAGGCCTGGACGGCCTTAGTGCGGAGCGCCAGGAGCGCTGGTTTGCCCAGGAAGGCGGTGACTGGCGGATCAAGAAGGCGATCCGCGAACTCTGCGTCTTTTCGCTCCATGATGTCACTGCCCATCCGCCTTTCATCAAGATGGATCTGATCAGTTGCCGCAATTTGCTGATCTATTTCAAGCCTGAGCAACAGACCGAACTGATCAATACTTTTCACTATGCATTGAACCCGGATGGCCTGTTGCTGCTCGGCCGCTCCGAATCCACCGGTTTCAATTCGCCTTTGTTCGAGAGCCTCGACGGTGGGCAGAAGGTCTATCGCCGGCGGACCGGCACGGCGCCGCGCCCCTTGCGTTTTGCCCGCCTGGCCATGCCGATTTCCGGGGCCATTCGCCCCGTGCTGGCCCGAGCCAATGTCGCTCCGCTGCGGCAGTCGCAGCAAAGTGCAGCCCTGGCAACCATTGCCGGGGCCTATGGTCCCCCGGGGGTGCTGGTCAATGGCAGCTTCGAACCCCTCCACTTTTTTGGCTCCTCACGACGATATTTTTCGCTGCCCGAGGACACTGCCGATTTTTCGGTATTCGCCCTCTGCCTGCCGGAGTTGCGCAATGAACTGAAAGCCATCGGTTACCGGCTGATTCAGGAGGGGTTGAGCCATCTCGAGGGTGTTTCCGTCGAACTCATGGCCGGCGGCGAAGCCTTGCGGGTCCGCCCGGTCCTCCGGCGGGTCGATTCGACGCCCGACAGCGGGGAATGGACCTACCTTTTCAGTTTCGAAGAAACCCGTCTGCCATCCGGCTCCGTCGCCGCCGTCAGGGACGATGGCCGGGCCGAGGACATCGTGCGGCTGCGCCAGGAACTGGCCGACACCCGCGAACACCTGCAGGCGGTCATCGAGGAGCTGGAAGCTTCCAACGAGGAACTCCAGTCGCTCAACGAAGAAGTCCAGTCGTCCAGCGAGGAGTTGCAGGCTTCCAACGAAGAACTTCAGTCGTCCAACGAGGAATTGACCACTCTCAATGACGAGTTGCGCGTCAAGTCCCAGGAGGCGACGCTCCTCAATACCACGCTGGGCAATATTCAGAATTCCATCCGCAACAGCCTGGTCGTGGTTGACCGGGAGGGTCACGTCACCCGCTACAACCCGCTGGCGACCCGCATCTTCGGCCTGGTGGCCGGCGACCTTGGGCAATCCCTGTTCGGCATTCCCTGTCATCTGCAATTGCCCGATCTGCGCGCCCATATCAATGACGTCGTGACCAGCGGCAACTCGGTGGTGGAGCGGGTCAATCAGGGCGAATTCCATTTCCTGATGCAGATTGATCCCTACCGGAATGAAGTGGGGAAAAATGCCGGTGCCGTCCTGACCTTTGTCGATATTTCCGATCTGTACCGGGCTGAGGCAGCTCAGGAAAGCAGCGAAGTGCGTTTTAGCCAGGTCTGGGAGTCCAGCCTGGAGGGCTTGCTGGTCGTCGACCAGGGCGGTCGTATGGTCATGGCCAACCCGGCTGTGGAAAAGATGTTCGGCTACGCTCCGGGGCAACTCCTCGACCAGTCTGTAGAAGTCCTGGTGCCGGAGAGTATCCGTCAGCGCCATGTCGGGGAGAGGACCGCATTCTTCAGCACCCCGGGGCAAAAACGGCCGATGTCCCTAGTCCGCGATATCCGCGGCGTCCGTCGCGACGGCAGCGAGTTCTTCGTCGAAATCAGCCTGAGCAGCATGGACGTGGATGGGGAACATTACGCTCTGGCCACGGTTGCTGATGTCACCGAGCGCAAGCGTGTCGAAGCCGAACTCGAACGCCATCGCAACTCGCTGGAGGCGCTCGTCGGCGAGCGAACCAGCCAATTGTCCGATCTCTACAACCGGGCGCCCTGCGGCTACCATTCGCTGGACCCCAATGGCGTTTTCGTCAATATCAATGCGACCGAGTGCGACTGGCTAGGTTACCGCCGCGAGGAACTGATCGGCCGGCGGGCCATGGATCTGATGACACCTGAAAGCCAGGCCATCTTTCAGGAGAATTTTCCGCGCTTCCTGGCCGCCGGCGAACTGGGTGGCCTGGAAGTCGAGTTCCGGCGCAAGGATGGCCGCGTCCTTCCCCTGCTGTTGAACGCCCGGGCGGTTTACGACGAGCGCGGTGAATTTCTGCACAGCTTGTCCACCAGCATCGACAACACTGTCCGCAAGAAGGCCGAGCAGGCCTGGATCGCCGCGCGCCAGGCGGCCGAGACCGCGAATCGGGCGAAGAGTGCCTTCCTGGCCAATATGAGCCATGAAATCCGCACCCCCCTGAATGCAATCATCGGCCTTGGCAATATCCTCCGGCGCGGCCATGTCGAGCCCCGGCAGGAGGACCTGCTCGTCAAGATCGACCGCTCCGCCCAGCATTTGCTGACCGTGATCAACGATGTTCTCGACTTGTCGAAGATCGAAGCCGAAAAACTCGAACTGCAGCTGAGTGATTTCGACCTCGGCGAGGTCACTGCCAACATCGCCTCCATGCTGCAGGAAAGGGCTGCCGCCAAGGCCCTGACGCTGACCGTGAGCTGTGAGCCGATCGGCCACCGGGTGCGTGGCGACGTCACGCGCTTTACTCAGTCTCTGCTCAATCTTGCCAGCAACGCCATCAAATTCACCGAAGCAGGCGTTGTCGCGGTCCGTATTCGCCAGCTGGACGAGCGGGACGGCAAAGTTCTAGTCCGCGCCGAAGTCGAGGACACCGGGATCGGCATTGCGCCGGAAATCATGCCGCGGCTGTTCACGCCGTTCGAGCAAGCCGATGCCTCGACCACCCGGAAATATGGCGGCACCGGTCTTGGCCTGGCCATCACCAAGCGCCTGGCCGAATTGATGGGGGGCGAATCCGGCGCCACTAGCGAGGTCGGGGTGGGCAGCACTTTCTGGTTCACCGCCTGGCTGGAAAAGTCTGCCGCCGGTGCCGTGGGAGACCGGCCGGAGGACGGGGTAATCAGCGCCGAAGCGGAATTGCTCCGTGAGTTTTTCGGCACTCCCATCCTGCTCGTGGAAGACGAACCGATCAATCGCGAGGTGGCGCTCACCTTCCTTGAAGATGCCGGACTGACGGTGAGCGCGGTGGCCGATGGTGCCGAAGCCTTGGCCCAGGCCCGCGAGAACAGCTTCGCGCTGGTTCTCATGGACATGCAGATGCCGGTCATGGATGGCCTGGAAGCCACCCGGAAAATTCGCGAGCTGCCCGGCTGGCAGACCATCCCGATCATTGCGATGACGGCCAATGCCTTCGCCGAAGACCGTCGACGTTGCCTTGAGGCGGGAATGAACGACTTCGTGACCAAGCCATTCGAACCAGCGACTTTTTTTGCCACCCTGCGGCAGTGGCTGATCATTGGCCGGCGGGGCGGTGTCGGCGGCTGA
- a CDS encoding flavin prenyltransferase UbiX, translating to MSKTICLALTGASGMPYGLRLLECLLESGCKVQLLYSQASQVVARQELEFDLPSRPSDAKAALLARYPAVNPENLAVYGREEWFAPVASGSNPPDAMVVCPCSMGTLAAIAQGLADNLIERAADVVLKEGRKLVLVPRETPFSAIHLENMLRLSRAGAVILPPNPGFYHHPQSVQDIVDFVVARVLDQIAVPHTLMQRWGEES from the coding sequence ATGTCCAAGACCATCTGCCTCGCGCTGACCGGTGCCTCCGGCATGCCCTACGGCCTGCGCCTGCTCGAATGCCTGCTCGAATCGGGTTGCAAGGTGCAGCTGCTCTACTCGCAAGCCTCGCAGGTCGTCGCCAGGCAGGAACTCGAATTCGACCTGCCATCGCGGCCGAGCGATGCCAAGGCCGCCCTGCTCGCCCGCTATCCTGCGGTCAATCCGGAAAACCTCGCCGTCTACGGACGCGAAGAATGGTTCGCCCCGGTCGCCTCCGGCTCCAACCCGCCCGACGCCATGGTCGTCTGTCCGTGCAGCATGGGCACCCTGGCCGCCATTGCTCAGGGCCTGGCCGACAACCTGATCGAACGCGCCGCCGATGTCGTCCTGAAAGAAGGCCGCAAGCTCGTTCTGGTGCCGCGCGAAACGCCGTTCTCGGCCATCCACCTCGAAAATATGCTGCGCCTGAGCCGCGCCGGCGCCGTCATCCTGCCGCCCAACCCCGGCTTCTACCACCACCCGCAAAGCGTCCAGGACATCGTCGATTTCGTCGTCGCCCGCGTCCTCGACCAGATCGCCGTGCCGCACACGCTGATGCAGCGCTGGGGCGAGGAGAGCTGA
- a CDS encoding sensor histidine kinase: MQANPELLHRAIENVVRNGLRFSPAGTCLQIEAKQEADGMIRLHIADQGVGVPEAELEAIFTPFYRGRNLATGDGYGLGLAIARQVISTVNGKIAAKMKSDGSAGLLIEIVLPAAV; the protein is encoded by the coding sequence GTGCAGGCCAATCCGGAGTTGCTGCACCGGGCCATCGAGAACGTGGTGCGCAACGGGCTGCGTTTTTCGCCGGCCGGAACGTGCCTGCAGATCGAGGCAAAACAGGAAGCTGACGGCATGATCCGTCTGCATATCGCCGACCAGGGTGTGGGCGTGCCGGAAGCCGAACTGGAAGCGATTTTCACGCCGTTTTATCGCGGGCGGAATCTGGCGACGGGCGACGGCTACGGGCTTGGGCTGGCGATTGCCCGGCAGGTGATTTCCACGGTCAACGGGAAAATTGCCGCAAAAATGAAATCGGATGGCAGTGCCGGCCTGCTCATCGAGATCGTCTTGCCGGCGGCCGTCTGA
- a CDS encoding EF-hand domain-containing protein has translation MASMLFSKLDTKSQGYLEKSDLAAAFSQITSNASQSTSSTNADDVFTALDSNSDGKVTKDEFASVLAKLQESVSSQFGGQMHGAGGMPPPPPPADDAGFTKEELTSQLESADSGDTQRTELINKIVNNFEAADTDSDGKVSFQEAMAYDKSTESTSASDTGTATATTAANNSDAQLMMKIMQLMHAYGTGQGQENSGIASLLSVTA, from the coding sequence ATGGCAAGCATGCTGTTTTCAAAGCTGGACACCAAGAGTCAGGGCTATCTCGAAAAAAGCGATCTGGCCGCGGCCTTCAGCCAGATCACCAGCAACGCCAGTCAAAGCACCAGCAGCACGAACGCCGATGACGTCTTCACCGCGCTGGATAGCAACAGCGACGGCAAGGTCACCAAAGACGAGTTCGCCAGCGTACTCGCCAAATTGCAGGAGTCAGTCAGCAGCCAGTTCGGTGGCCAGATGCACGGCGCCGGCGGCATGCCACCCCCGCCGCCGCCAGCCGACGACGCCGGCTTCACCAAGGAAGAGCTGACCAGCCAGCTCGAGTCGGCTGACAGCGGCGATACGCAGCGCACCGAGCTGATCAACAAGATCGTCAACAATTTCGAAGCTGCGGACACCGATAGCGACGGCAAAGTCAGCTTCCAGGAGGCCATGGCCTACGACAAATCAACCGAGTCGACCTCAGCCTCCGATACCGGGACAGCCACCGCGACGACCGCGGCAAACAACAGCGATGCCCAACTGATGATGAAAATCATGCAATTGATGCACGCCTATGGCACCGGCCAGGGTCAGGAAAACAGCGGGATTGCTTCGCTGCTTTCAGTGACCGCATAA
- a CDS encoding LON peptidase substrate-binding domain-containing protein encodes MGWFDFVRSPTGNAVETMRIPLFPLNTVLFPGSVLPLKIFEQRYLDMAAACMKDGSPFGVCLIEKGSEVGATAEPHAVGTLASIGDWEMEQLGILMITAHGSRRFRIIETSVGSNNQLEASVELLAETGPTPLPPERQRLVPLLRRVVDDLGNERLPEPHRYDEAEWVGFRITEVLPIQNLAKQKLLELDDPLARLEILEKYLDQRKLLG; translated from the coding sequence ATGGGCTGGTTCGACTTCGTCCGCTCGCCGACTGGCAACGCCGTCGAAACGATGCGCATCCCGCTCTTCCCGCTCAACACCGTGCTTTTCCCGGGTAGCGTGCTGCCGCTCAAAATCTTCGAACAGCGCTACCTCGACATGGCCGCCGCCTGCATGAAGGACGGCTCGCCCTTCGGCGTCTGCCTCATCGAAAAAGGCAGCGAAGTCGGCGCCACTGCCGAACCGCACGCCGTCGGCACGCTGGCCAGCATCGGCGACTGGGAAATGGAACAGCTCGGCATTCTGATGATCACCGCCCACGGCAGCCGCCGCTTCCGCATCATCGAAACCAGCGTCGGCTCCAATAACCAACTTGAAGCCAGCGTCGAACTGCTCGCCGAAACCGGCCCGACGCCGCTGCCACCCGAACGCCAGCGCCTCGTGCCGCTGCTCCGCCGCGTCGTCGACGACCTCGGCAACGAACGCCTGCCCGAACCGCACCGCTACGACGAAGCCGAATGGGTCGGCTTTCGCATCACTGAAGTCCTGCCCATCCAGAACCTCGCCAAGCAAAAACTGCTCGAACTCGACGACCCGCTCGCCCGCCTCGAAATCCTCGAAAAATACCTCGACCAGCGGAAACTGCTCGGTTGA
- the mutY gene encoding A/G-specific adenine glycosylase, whose protein sequence is MAAQNRFTEHLIAWQKTAGRHDLPWQKTQDPYRIWLSEIMLQQTQVSTVIPYYARFLASFPDVLALAAAPIELVIEHWAGLGYYARARNLHRCAQQIAALHGGKFPKTEAQLEELPGIGRSTAAAIAAFAFGRRAAILDGNVKRVLCRQFGVEGFPGAKAVHDRLWDLAESLLPDNDIEVYTQGLMDLGATLCTRSRPRCADCPVAAECVAKRDGRQGELPEAKPRAAVPERISTFVLLTDGQRLLLERRPPSGLWGGLLVPPEGEPAVVAARFGLALGETTKLPPFKHVFTHFRLTLEPVLCRIDARFQVAEPGLEWVEIGRAADAGVPAPIKKLIRQVASAAG, encoded by the coding sequence TTGGCCGCCCAAAACCGCTTTACCGAACACCTGATCGCCTGGCAAAAGACCGCCGGCCGCCACGACCTGCCCTGGCAGAAGACGCAAGACCCTTACCGCATCTGGCTTTCCGAGATCATGTTGCAGCAGACGCAAGTCAGCACGGTGATCCCCTATTACGCGCGCTTTCTGGCCAGTTTTCCCGATGTGCTGGCGCTTGCTGCGGCGCCGATCGAGTTGGTCATCGAGCACTGGGCCGGCCTCGGCTATTACGCCCGGGCGCGTAATCTGCACCGTTGTGCGCAGCAAATTGCTGCGCTGCACGGCGGAAAATTCCCGAAAACCGAAGCGCAGCTGGAGGAATTGCCGGGTATTGGCCGGTCGACCGCGGCAGCCATCGCCGCCTTCGCCTTCGGGCGCCGGGCGGCGATTCTCGACGGCAACGTCAAGCGCGTGCTGTGCCGGCAATTCGGTGTCGAGGGCTTTCCCGGCGCCAAGGCCGTGCATGACCGCCTGTGGGATCTGGCCGAAAGCCTGCTGCCGGACAACGACATCGAGGTTTACACGCAGGGGCTGATGGACCTCGGCGCCACGCTGTGCACGCGCAGCCGGCCGCGCTGCGCCGACTGCCCGGTGGCGGCCGAGTGCGTCGCCAAGCGTGACGGCCGGCAGGGGGAATTGCCGGAAGCCAAGCCGCGTGCTGCCGTGCCGGAACGCATCTCAACCTTCGTTCTGCTCACCGATGGCCAGCGCCTGCTGCTCGAACGGCGCCCGCCTTCAGGGCTGTGGGGCGGCTTGCTGGTACCGCCAGAAGGCGAGCCGGCCGTGGTGGCGGCCCGCTTCGGACTGGCGCTCGGTGAAACGACGAAATTGCCGCCCTTCAAGCATGTCTTCACGCATTTCCGGCTGACGCTGGAGCCGGTGCTGTGCCGGATTGACGCCCGATTTCAAGTGGCCGAACCGGGGCTGGAATGGGTAGAAATTGGGCGCGCGGCCGATGCCGGCGTGCCGGCGCCGATCAAGAAACTGATCAGGCAGGTTGCCAGCGCAGCGGGCTGA
- a CDS encoding Gx transporter family protein, whose amino-acid sequence MTRSVIKLTVTAEDRRVAWLATAAVGLSLVDAAIPSPLPGVKPGLANIVTLVVLARYGWGTAVWVSALRVLAGSLLLGFFLAPGFFLSLTGTTLSLLTLGLARHLPKRWFGPVSLSILAAFAHIGGQLLLARVWLIPHDGVFLLTPVFAAAALVFGTINGLIAAKLLAEPAPTEAA is encoded by the coding sequence ATGACTCGATCAGTTATTAAGCTCACCGTCACCGCCGAAGACCGCCGCGTCGCCTGGCTGGCCACGGCGGCCGTCGGCCTGTCGCTGGTCGACGCCGCCATCCCGTCGCCGCTGCCCGGCGTCAAGCCGGGCCTGGCCAACATCGTCACCCTCGTCGTGCTGGCCCGCTACGGCTGGGGCACGGCGGTCTGGGTGAGCGCCCTGCGGGTTTTGGCCGGCAGCCTGCTGCTCGGCTTCTTCCTCGCCCCCGGCTTCTTCCTGTCGCTCACCGGGACGACGCTCAGCCTGCTCACCCTCGGCCTCGCCCGCCATCTGCCCAAGCGCTGGTTCGGCCCGGTCAGCCTGTCCATTCTCGCCGCCTTCGCCCATATCGGCGGCCAGTTGCTGCTCGCCCGCGTCTGGCTCATTCCGCACGACGGGGTCTTTCTCCTCACCCCGGTTTTCGCCGCCGCGGCACTGGTTTTCGGCACCATCAACGGCCTGATCGCGGCTAAACTGTTGGCTGAACCCGCCCCCACGGAAGCTGCCTGA
- a CDS encoding flavin reductase family protein, protein MTQPQNDSRALRNALGRYATGVTIVTAIDPDGHPIGLTVNSFAAVSLDPALVLWCLDNKSHNLEAFRKATHHAINVLAADQQDLSNRFATWPADRFVGLPWQAGSGGAPVFPGCCATFEMAKVTEHAAGDHTIFVGSIERFSETPDLAPLLFHAGRYRELSELA, encoded by the coding sequence ATGACCCAACCGCAAAACGACAGCCGCGCCCTGCGCAACGCCCTGGGGCGCTATGCCACCGGCGTCACCATCGTCACGGCCATCGACCCGGATGGCCATCCCATCGGCCTGACCGTCAATTCCTTCGCGGCTGTCTCGCTCGATCCGGCGCTCGTTCTCTGGTGCCTCGACAACAAGTCGCACAACCTCGAAGCCTTCCGCAAGGCCACGCATCACGCCATCAACGTGCTGGCCGCCGACCAGCAGGATTTGTCGAATCGCTTTGCCACCTGGCCGGCCGACCGCTTTGTCGGCCTGCCTTGGCAGGCCGGTTCTGGCGGTGCACCGGTCTTCCCCGGATGCTGCGCGACTTTCGAAATGGCCAAGGTCACCGAACACGCCGCTGGCGATCACACCATTTTCGTCGGCAGCATCGAACGCTTCAGCGAAACGCCGGACCTCGCGCCGCTACTGTTCCACGCCGGCCGCTACCGGGAATTGTCCGAACTCGCCTGA